The following are encoded together in the Brassica napus cultivar Da-Ae chromosome A9, Da-Ae, whole genome shotgun sequence genome:
- the LOC125578233 gene encoding phosphoinositide phosphatase SAC5-like, giving the protein MLPLSSNHIPNQDEEAISSEEEALKADIFMLQKGVLRSNCLDCLDRTNFAQYANGLVVLDHQLHLLGIRGPPVVDMNNPLAEKLMETYEKMGHVIAMQYAGSDAHTKVIYVRALRGDWNMMMKHHDMLTAVHRYYNNAYIMTAKSRTPSMFLGEFKPQLGRPALWDLRSDQRNTKRSNLNLDIENLRSKLTRSFSDNLLLEGLDPKKLVLENPQPSREGLNGGWETTSEFGFYEEDSSSPSVHSAIRDEDHLRGTESRQMFPGSSSTSDSRWLDDVPGFSHSYNAKFTTADEMFERSSSMSSDNMFSDMYKSFTSTTGTDHPSDADQPADGIVLVPSFSIDFIQWVEHGRALERVRR; this is encoded by the exons ATGCTACCATTATCCAGTAACCATATTCCGAATCAAGATGAAGAAGCAATTAGCTCAGAGGAAGAAGCTTTGAAGGCAGATATCTTTATGCTTCAAAAAGGGGTCTTAAGGTCAAACTGCTTAGACTGCTTGGATCGTACTAATTTTGCTCAGTATGCCAACGGATTGGTAGTTCTTGATCATCAGTTGCATCTATTGGGTATTAGAGGACCTCCTGTTGTCGATATGAACAATCCATTGGCAGAGAAATTGATGGAAACTTATGAAAAAATGGGTCATGTAATTGCAATGCAGTATGCTGGCTCGGACGCACATACCAAGGTGATAT ATGTTCGTGCTTTGAGAGGTGATTGGAACATGATGATGAAGCACCATGATATGCTAACAGCTGTGCATCGCTACTACAACAACGCTTATATAATGACAGCGAAAAGCAGGACGCCATCAAT GTTCTTGGGGGAATTCAAGCCTCAGTTGGGGAGGCCAGCCCTGTGGGACTTGCGTTCTGACCAGCGCAACACTAAAAGAAGCAATCTTAACCTGGATATAGAAAATCTGAG GTCAAAACTTACGAGATCCTTTTCTGATAACCTCCTCTTGGAGGGTTTGGATCCGAAGAAGCTAGTACTCGAAAATCCTCAGCCTTCACGTGAAGGGTTAAATGGTGGCTGGGAAACCACTTCAGAATTTGGATTCTATGAAGAAGATTCATCTTCTCCAAG CGTCCACTCAGCTATTCGCGATGAAGATCATTTGAGAGGAACAGAGTCAAGACAAATGTTTCCAGGCAGTAGCTCTACGTCTGATTCTCGTTGGCTTGATGATGTACCTGGTTTTTCACACTCATACAATGCTAAATTCACTACGGCAGATGAGATGTTTGAACGTAGCAG CTCCATGTCGTCAGATAACATGTTCAGCGACATGTACAAATCCTTCACTTCTACAACTGGCACGGATCATCCTTCAGATGCGGATCAACCAGCAGATGGAATTGTTTTAGTCCCTAGCTTCTCAATTGATTTCATTCAGTGGGTGGAACACGGAAGAGCATTGGAAAGGGTGCGGAGATGA
- the LOC106434911 gene encoding agamous-like MADS-box protein AGL61, translating into MEEVRQTLPTTFLKPNEQFQNPNVLVTQTKKELTKPRNPKTSRGRQKIEIKEIKEDSKRHVTFSKRRRGLFKKAAELSVLTGAKIAVVTFSKCGRIYSFGHVDSLMDKYLRKIPVNLEVYSGDDSAEEGGRPWWERPVESVPEEELEEYIMAMSVLRDKLGKKINDMGSIVPAWPINMMGWKPQMDMQSMGDVTDGVNRCRLGQNG; encoded by the coding sequence ATGGAAGAAGTAAGACAAACTTTACCGACTACTTTCTTGAAACCTAATGAACAATTTCAAAACCCTAACGTGTTGGTTACTCAAACCAAAAAGGAGTTGACAAAACCACGAAACCCTAAAACAAGCCGAGGTCGACAGAAGATAGAGATCAAAGAGATCAAAGAAGATAGCAAGAGACATGTAACGTTTTCGAAACGACGCCGTGGGCTGTTCAAGAAAGCCGCTGAGTTGAGCGTTTTGACCGGTGCAAAAATCGCTGTGGTAACGTTCTCTAAATGCGGTAGGATCTACAGTTTTGGGCACGTGGACTCGTTGATGGACAAGTATCTTCGCAAGATTCCGGTGAACTTGGAGGTATATTCAGGTGATGACTCAGCGGAGGAGGGAGGGAGGCCGTGGTGGGAGAGGCCGGTGGAGAGTGTGCCGGAGGAGGAGTTGGAAGAGTACATTATGGCGATGAGTGTGTTGAGAGACAAGTTAGGTAAGAAGATTAATGACATGGGGAGTATTGTTCCTGCATGGCCAATCAACATGATGGGTTGGAAACCACAGATGGATATGCAAAGCATGGGGGATGTGACTGATGGGGTTAATCGATGCCGTCTAGGTCAAAACGGATGA
- the LOC106434914 gene encoding alanine aminotransferase 1, mitochondrial, translating into MRRFVIGQAKNLIDQTRRRPPQPHHHNNLRLLSLLRPPASDTTPVSSPRLFSSSSSDMSGSDSSTSSLPVTLDSINPKVLKCEYAVRGEIVSIAQRLQDDLKTNKDAYPFDEIIYCNIGNPQSLGQQPITFFREVLALCSHTALLDESATHGLFSSDSIDRAWKILDQIPGKATGAYSHSQGIKGLRDAIAAGIEARDGFPADPNDIFMTDGASPGVHMMMQLLISSEKDGILCPIPQYPLYSASIALHGGSLVPYYLDEASGWGLEISELKKQLEDAKSKGITVRALAVINPGNPTGQVLSEENQRDIVDFCKKEGLVLLADEVYQENVYVPDKKFHSFKKVARSMGYGEKDISLVSFQSISKGYYGECGKRGGYMEVTGFTSDVREQIYKVASVNLCSNISGQILASLVMSPPKPGDDSYDSYIAEKEGILSSLATRAKTLEEALNKLEGVTCNRAEGAMYLFPCINLPQKAIAAAEAAKTAPDAFYCKRLLNATGIVVVPGSGFRQVPGTWHFRCTILPQEDKIPAIVNRLTEFHKSFMDEFRD; encoded by the exons ATGCGGAGATTCGTGATTGGCCAAGCCAAAAATCTTATTGATCAGACTCGTCGTCGTCCTCCTCAACCTCATCATCACAATAACCTCCGCCTCCTCTCTCTTCTCCGTCCTCCCGCCTCCGATACTACTCCTGTTTCTTCTCCGcgtctcttttcttcttcttcatccgaCATGTCTGGCTCTGATTCATCAACCTCCTCTCTCCCCGTTACTCTCGACTCCATCAACCCCAAG GTTCTGAAATGCGAGTATGCTGTCCGTGGAGAAATTGTCAGCATTGCTCAG AGGTTGCAAGATGATTTGAAGACTAACAAGGACGCTTATCCCTTCGATGAG ATTATCTACTGTAATATTGGAAATCCTCAGTCTCTTGGCCAACAGCCTATAACCTTCTTCAGAGAG GTTCTTGCTTTGTGTTCCCACACAGCTTTGTTGGACGAGAGTGCTACACATGGTTTGTTCAG TTCGGATTCTATTGATCGTGCTTGGAAGATTCTCGACCAGATCCCTGGGAAAGCTACCGGTGCTTACAGCCACAGCCAG GGTATCAAGGGACTCCGTGATGCGATAGCTGCTGGAATCGAAGCCCGTGACGGTTTCCCTGCTGATCCTAATGATATTTTCATGACAGATGGTGCAAGCCCTGGG GTTCATATGATGATGCAACTCCTCATAAGTTCAGAGAAAGATGGAATCCTTTGCCCTATTCCTCAGTACCCCTTGTACTCCGCTTCAATAGCCCTTCACGGTGGAAGTCTG GTTCCGTACTACCTTGACGAAGCATCAGGATGGGGTCTTGAAATATCTGAGCTGAAGAAGCAGCTTGAGGATGCTAAGTCAAAGGGCATCACTGTAAGAGCCTTGGCGGTTATTAACCCTGGTAACCCTACAGGACAG GTTCTGTCAGAAGAAAACCAGCGTGACATTGTTGATTTCTGTAAGAAAGAAGGCTTGGTGCTTCTAGCAGACGAGGTTTATCAGGAAAACGTTTACGTCCCTGACAAAAAATTCCACTCCTTCAAGAAAGTAGCTCGGTCTATGGGGTACGGTGAGAAGGATATCTCCTTGGTCTCGTTCCAATCTATCTCCAAAG GGTACTATGGAGAGTGTGGGAAGAGAGGCGGTTACATGGAGGTTACCGGATTCACTTCTGATGTAAGAGAACAGATATACAAAGTGGCTTCTGTCAATCTTTGCTCCAACATCTCTGGTCAAATTCTCGCCAGCCTCGTCATGAGCCCTCCCAAG CCTGGTGATGACTCCTATGATTCATACATAGCAGAGAAAGAGGGGATCCTCTCGTCTTTAGCAACACGTGCAAAG ACCCTTGAAGAAGCTTTGAACAAGTTAGAAGGTGTAACATGCAACAGAGCTGAAGGAGCTATGTATCTATTCCCTTGCATTAACCTCCCACAAAAGGCGATTGCAGCTGCAGAAGCTGCTAAGACTGCACCGGACGCGTTCTACTGCAAACGTCTTTTAAACGCTACAGGAATAGTCGTGGTCCCTGGTTCTGGATTTAGACAG GTACCCGGAACATGGCATTTCAGGTGCACTATACTCCCTCAAGAAGATAAGATTCCGGCCATCGTGAACCGTCTCACTGAGTTCCACAAGAGCTTTATGGATGAGTTCCGCGACTAA
- the LOC111200391 gene encoding uncharacterized protein LOC111200391 → MKRYWSVALVLLLLVAFFSSNHSVHGRSLLRMTHSSQAVRDLHTSKEMKEEKLLRGENDSFRRIPRTGSNPSQNKYNLPVGVQGSRKQQITAAARKP, encoded by the exons ATGAAGAGATACTGGTCAGTGGCTCTGGTTCTTCTGCTACTAGTAGCTTTCTTTAGCAGCAATCATAGCGTACATGGACGTTCTCTGTTAAGGATGACACATTCTAGTCAAGCTGTGAGAGATTTGCATACAAGCAAGGAAATGAAGGAAGAAAAGCTGCTTAGAGGAGAAAATGATAGTTTCCGAAGAATCCCAAGGACTGGCTCAAACCCTAGTCAGAACAA GTATAACCTCCCTGTAGGTGTTCAAGGAAGTAGGAAACAGCAAATCACAGCAGCAGCAAGAAAACCTTAA
- the LOC106434915 gene encoding ubiquitin-conjugating enzyme E2 34-like isoform X1, which translates to MAEKACIKRLQKEYRALCKEPVSHVVARPSPNDILEWHYVLEGSDGTPFAGGGYYYGKIKFPPEYPYKPPGITMTTPNGRFMTQKKICLSMSDFHPESWNPMWSVSSILTGLLSFMMDTSPTTGSVNTTVAEKQRLAKSSLAFNCKTPAFRKLFPEYVEKYNQEQLAEAQQTAAESPLQESNTRAESEKAVELRNEDSEGGLKERRKNKKQGLPAWIILLLVSVFGVVMALPLLQL; encoded by the exons ATGGCAGAAAAGGCTTGTATAAAACGTCTCCAAAAGGAATATAGAGCACTTTGCAAG GAACCAGTCTCCCATGTTGTGGCTCGTCCTTCCCCAAATGACATTCTCGAGTGGC ATTATGTGCTCGAAGGTAGTGATGGAACACCTTTTGCTGGTG GTGGATATTACTATGGAAAGATCAAGTTCCCTCCAGAGTATCCTTACAAGCCACCCGGAATCAC GATGACTACACCAAATGGTCGATTCATGACACAAAAGAAAATCTGTCTGTCTATGAGTGATT TTCATCCAGAAAGCTGGAACCCAATGTGGTCTGTGTCAAg CATACTTACAGGACTTCTCTCATTTATG ATGGATACTAGTCCGACAACCGGAAGTGTGAACACTACCGTCGCTGAGAAGCAACGGTTGGCTAAGTCATCTCTCGCTTTCAACTGTAAAAC GCCAGCGTTCCGGAAGCTATTTCCAGAGTATGTAGAGAAGTACAACCAGGAGCAACTAGCTGAAGCGCAGCAGACGGCAGCAGAGTCTCCTCTTCAAGAGAGCAATACCAGAGCTGAGTCAGAGAAAGCAGTGGAGCTAAGAAATGAGGACTCAGAGGGTGGCTTGAAGGAGAGGAGGAAGAACAAGAAACAAGGATTACCGGCGTGGATTATACTATTGCTTGTGTCGGTATTTGGGGTTGTAATGGCGTTGCCTTTGCTTCAACTGTGA
- the LOC106434915 gene encoding ubiquitin-conjugating enzyme E2 34-like isoform X2 has translation MAEKACIKRLQKEYRALCKEPVSHVVARPSPNDILEWHYVLEGSDGTPFAGGYYYGKIKFPPEYPYKPPGITMTTPNGRFMTQKKICLSMSDFHPESWNPMWSVSSILTGLLSFMMDTSPTTGSVNTTVAEKQRLAKSSLAFNCKTPAFRKLFPEYVEKYNQEQLAEAQQTAAESPLQESNTRAESEKAVELRNEDSEGGLKERRKNKKQGLPAWIILLLVSVFGVVMALPLLQL, from the exons ATGGCAGAAAAGGCTTGTATAAAACGTCTCCAAAAGGAATATAGAGCACTTTGCAAG GAACCAGTCTCCCATGTTGTGGCTCGTCCTTCCCCAAATGACATTCTCGAGTGGC ATTATGTGCTCGAAGGTAGTGATGGAACACCTTTTGCTG GTGGATATTACTATGGAAAGATCAAGTTCCCTCCAGAGTATCCTTACAAGCCACCCGGAATCAC GATGACTACACCAAATGGTCGATTCATGACACAAAAGAAAATCTGTCTGTCTATGAGTGATT TTCATCCAGAAAGCTGGAACCCAATGTGGTCTGTGTCAAg CATACTTACAGGACTTCTCTCATTTATG ATGGATACTAGTCCGACAACCGGAAGTGTGAACACTACCGTCGCTGAGAAGCAACGGTTGGCTAAGTCATCTCTCGCTTTCAACTGTAAAAC GCCAGCGTTCCGGAAGCTATTTCCAGAGTATGTAGAGAAGTACAACCAGGAGCAACTAGCTGAAGCGCAGCAGACGGCAGCAGAGTCTCCTCTTCAAGAGAGCAATACCAGAGCTGAGTCAGAGAAAGCAGTGGAGCTAAGAAATGAGGACTCAGAGGGTGGCTTGAAGGAGAGGAGGAAGAACAAGAAACAAGGATTACCGGCGTGGATTATACTATTGCTTGTGTCGGTATTTGGGGTTGTAATGGCGTTGCCTTTGCTTCAACTGTGA
- the LOC106434892 gene encoding CASP-like protein 2A1, with amino-acid sequence MEKSDDHHKTSHGGAAAEKWEEVSTAIRTAETMLRLAPVGLCLAALVIMLKDSQNNEFGSVSYSNLSAFWYLVHANGICAGYSLLSAAIAAMPGSSSTMPRVWTFFCLDQILTYVVLAAGAVSTEVLYLAYKGDNAITWSDACSSFGSFCHRATASVIITFVVVCLYVLLSLISSYKLFTRFDPPAIVDSNKNVEVAVFGN; translated from the exons ATGGAGAAGAGCGATGATCATCACAAGACTAGCCACGGTGGTGCTGCGGCGGAGAAGTGGGAGGAGGTTAGTACTGCAATCCGAACCGCAGAGACAATGCTCCGGTTAGCTCCGGTGGGGCTTTGTCTTGCGGCGCTTGTTATCATGCTTAAAGACTCTCAGAATAATGAGTTCGGTTCAGTTTCTTATTCCAATCTCTCAGCTTTCTG gTACTTGGTGCACGCAAATGGAATTTGTGCAGGCTACTCTCTCCTGTCAGCAGCTATTGCAGCCATGCCTGGTTCTTCTTCTACAATGCCTCGTGTTTGGACCTTCTTCTGTCTTGACCAG ATTCTGACATACGTGGTTCTTGCTGCTGGAGCTGTGTCTACTGAAGTTCTGTACTTAGCCTACAAAGGAGACAATGCCATTACGTGGAGCGATGCGTGCAGCTCCTTTGGTAGTTTCTGCCATAGAGCCACTGCTTCTGTTATAATCACATTCGTCGTGGTTTGCTTATATGTCCTTCTGTCTCTCATTTCCTCTTATAAGCTCTTTACTCGCTTTGATCCACCAGCCATCGTTGACTCCAACAAAAACGTCGAAGTTGCTGTCTTTGGAAATTGA
- the LOC106366750 gene encoding glutathione S-transferase U25-like has protein sequence MVDEVILLDYWPSLFGVRTRIALEEKNVKFDYIEQDLCNKSALLLEMNPVHKKIPVLIHNGKPVCESLIQVEFIDETWPKANPLLPSDPYQRAQARFWGNFIDQMLPGLGKLMWGANGEEQEEGKKEFVEMLKTVESELGDRTYFGGETFGYVDIALIGYYCWFDAFEKYGNFSIEAECPKIIAWAKRCVKRDSVAKSLPDSEKVTELVPELKKKKRVE, from the exons ATGGTGGACGAGGTGATTCTTCTGGATTACTGGCCGAGTTTGTTCGGAGTGAGGACGAGGATTGCTCTAGAGGAGAAAAACGTAAAATTCGATTACATAGAACAAGATCTGTGTAATAAAAGTGCCTTGCTCCTCGAGATGAACCCGGTTCATAAGAAAATACCGGTTCTCATCCACAATGGCAAACCGGTCTGTGAATCTCTCATCCAGGTCGAATTCATTGACGAGACTTGGCCAAAGGCGAACCCCCTCCTTCCTTCTGATCCTTACCAAAGAGCTCAGGCCAGGTTTTGGGGAAATTTCATCGACCAaatg CTGCCCGGTCTAGGGAAATTGATGTGGGGAGCGAACGGTGAGGAGCAAGAGGAGGGGAAGAAGGAGTTCGTAGAGATGCTCAAGACGGTAGAGTCCGAGCTTGGAGACAGGACTTACTTTGGAGGCGAAACATTTGGTTATGTGGACATAGCTCTGATTGGATACTACTGCTGGTTCGACGCTTTTGAGAAGTATGGGAATTTTAGCATCGAAGCAGAGTGTCCTAAAATTATTGCTTGGGCTAAAAGGTGTGTGAAGAGAGACAGTGTGGCTAAGTCTCTTCCTGATTCAGAGAAGGTCACTGAGCTCGTTCCTGagctaaagaagaaaaaacggGTCGAGTAG